One genomic segment of Arachis duranensis cultivar V14167 chromosome 4, aradu.V14167.gnm2.J7QH, whole genome shotgun sequence includes these proteins:
- the LOC107486788 gene encoding bidirectional sugar transporter NEC1-like, which yields MFSLSDHELVFIFGLLGNIVSFMVFLAPLPTFYTIYKNKSSEGFQSIPYVVALLSAMLLLYYGYLKTNAILIITINCIGCVIEVAYLLMYIIYAPRKHKISTLWMMLGADVGGLGITMIITTFIVRGDKRVHAVGWICAIFNIAVFAAPLSIMRRVIKTKSVEYMPFSLSLFLTLCATMWFFYGLFDKDYYIMLPNVLGFLFGFAQMALYLIYKNANNKIENNIPEQQPEWGITVHTEQHDCDGNKTNFPSEMEMKDNDQV from the exons atgttttcATTATCTGATCATGAGTTGGTCTTCATTTTTGGTCTCCTAG GTAACATTGTctcattcatggtgttcttagCACCCTT GCCAACCTTCTATACAATATACAAGAACAAATCATCTGAAGGATTTCAATCAATCCCATATGTGGTTGCACTTCTGAGTGCAATGTTACTGTTATATTATGGTTACCTTAAGACCAATGCAATCTTAATCATCACCATCAACTGTATTGGATGTGTTATAGAAGTTGCATACCTTCTCATGTATATTATATATGCTCCCAGGAAGCACAAG ATTTCTACCTTGTGGATGATGCTTGGTGCTGATGTGGGTGGTCTTGGCATAACCATGATAATCACCACCTTCATTGTGAGAGGTGACAAACGTGTTCATGCAGTTGGTTGGATTTGCGCCATTTTCAACATTGCAGTGTTTGCTGCACCCTTAAGTATCATG AGGAGGGTGATAAAGACCAAAAGTGTAGAGTACATGCCATTTTCTCTGTCCTTGTTTCTTACCCTCTGTGCTACCATGTGGTTTTTCTATGGACTCTTCGACAAGGATTATTACATCATg CTTCCTAATGTGCTAGGATTTTTGTTTGGTTTCGCTCAAATGGCCTTATACCTCATATACAAGAATGCAAATAACAAAATTGAGAACAATATTCCAGAGCAACAACCAGAATGGGGAATCACAGTGCACACTGAACAGCATGATTGTGATGGCAACAAAACCAATTTCCCTTCAGAGATGGAAATGAAAGATAATGATCAAGTTTGA
- the LOC107486913 gene encoding glycosyltransferase BC10-like translates to MERNPPYHFLFIILAISLATMAPLFFYTLYFNSQHFIIYPMTLPILFTTFMSSPPSLELPTNYSQPLDVTTSHNFTKVYDLNNTPTIMHNMEDQELFLKASMVQGIQDYFPKNKTNNIVPKVAFMFLVKGALPLAPLWERFFKGHKGFYSIYLHQQPSFNETLPSDSVFFGRKIPSKPTSWGLSSLIDAERRLLANALLDSSNQRFVLLSESCIPLFGFKAIYDYLMNTNLSFLESYDMSGRPGTGRYHPKMWPIVNITNFRKGSQWFEVKRDIAIEIVKDTKYIPLFKKYCVPLPHGICFCDEHYLPTLLQMLHYKMNAKRSITWVDWAIAEGPHPREIGSSSYNITYEFLNKIRFGSKCVYNGNITSMCFLFARKFLPSALEPLLRVSPLLFGIDP, encoded by the exons ATGGAGCGAAACCCACCATATCATTTTCTCTTCATTATACTTGCCATATCACTAGCAACAATGGCACCATTATTCTTCTACACCTTATATTTCAATTCACAACACTTTATTATATATCCCATGACACTTCCAATATTATTCACAACATTTATGTCATCACCGCCTTCATTAGAATTACCAACAAATTATTCACAACCGTTGGATGTAACTACATCACATAATTTCACCAAAGTGTATGATTTGAATAATACACCAACAATCATGCACAACATGGAGGATCAAGAGTTGTTCCTCAAAGCAAGTATGGTCCAAGGAATCCAAGATTATTTTCCTAAGaacaaaactaataatattgTTCCAAAGGTAGCATTCATGTTCTTGGTGAAAGGTGCATTGCCCTTAGCACCATTGTGGGAGAGATTCTTCAAAGGACACAAAGGGTTCTACTCCATTTACTTGCATCAACAACCTTCTTTCAATGAAACCTTGCCTTCAGATTCTGTTTTCTTTGGAAGAAAAATCCCTAGCAag CCAACTTCATGGGGCTTGTCATCACTTATAGATGCTGAGAGGCGTCTTCTTGCTAATGCACTTCTTGATTCATCCAACCAACGCTTTGTTCTTCTCTCAGAATCATGCATTCCATTGTTTGGTTTCAAAGCAATCTATGACTATCTCATGAACACAAACCTTAGCTTCTTAGAATCATATGATATGTCTGGAAGACCGGGAACCGGAAGATACCATCCAAAAATGTGGCCAATCGTTAACATAACAAATTTTCGAAAGGGGTCTCAATGGTTTGAAGTGAAGCGTGACATTGCAATTGAAATAGTGAAAGACACTAAGTACATCCCTTTGTTTAAGAAGTATTGTGTTCCACTTCCACATGGGATATGCTTTTGTGATGAACATTATTTGCCCACACTTTTGCAAATGTTGCACTACAAGATGAACGCAAAACGTAGCATCACTTGGGTGGATTGGGCAATTGCTGAAGGCCCTCACCCAAGAGAAATTGGTTCAAGTAGTTATAACATTACTTatgagtttttgaacaaaattagGTTTGGATCAAAGTGTGTTTACAATGGGAACATCACCAGCATGTGTTTCCTCTTTGCTAGAAAGTTTCTTCCAAGTGCATTAGAGCCTTTACTTAGGGTGTCTCCTTTGTTGTTTGGTATTGATCCTTAA